GTGGCAGGAACCCTGCGCGGCGCTTTCGCCATCATCATCTCTCAGTTTTGGAAAAGTACGAAGGCAATGACGAACACGGAACAGGATCGCTGGTCGCGGGTGAAGGGACGTTTGCGGACGAGCGTCGGCGAGGACGTTTACACGAGCTGGTTCGCGCGGATGGATCTCGAGAGCGTGCACGATGAGAGCGTGCATCTGTCGGTTCCGACCCGGTTCCTCAAGAGCTGGATCCAGGCGCATTATGCCGAACGCGTGCTCTCCTGCTGGCAGGCCGAGATGCCCGAAGTGCATCGCATCGACCTCACCGTGCGCTCGGCGATCCGCGCGATGGCGCCCGCGAAGGAAGCGGCCGCGCCGGTCGAAGTGCGTCGTGTCGAGCGCCACGATGGCCGCCCCGCGCCTGAGCTGCGCTCGGTCGCGACCGCGCCGGTTTCCGCCAGCCATGACGCGCTCGGCGGCTCGCCGCTCGATCCGCGCCTGACCTTTGCCAGCTTCGTCGTCGGCCGCTCCAACACGCTGGCTCATGCGGCGGCGCGCCAGGTCGCGGAAGGACGCCGCGGCGATCCCGTGATGTTCAACCCGCTCTACATCCACGCCGGCGTCGGCCTCGGCAAGACGCATCTGCTGCAGGCCGTGACCTGGGCCGGCAATTCCGGCGGCGAGCGCAAGGTGTTGTATCTCACCGCCGAGAAGTTCATGTACGGCTTCGTCGCGGCGCTGAAGACGCAGACGGCGCTGGCGTTCAAGGAAGCGCTGCGCGGCATCGACGTGCTCGTGATCGACGATCTGCAGTTCCTGCAGGGCAAGTCGACGCAGGCCGAGTTCTGCCACACGCTGAATGCGCTGATCGATGCCGGCCGCCAGGTCGTCATCGCCGCCGACCGTCCGCCGTCCGATCTCGAAAGCCTCGACGACCGGGTGCGCTCGCGGCTCGCCGGAGGCCTCGTGGTCGAGATGGGTTCGCTCGGCGAGGAACTGCGGCTCGGCATCCTCAAGTCGCGCGTCGCCGCGGCCCGCGTCCACCACGCCAGCTTCGACGTGCCGGAGGAAGTGCTCGACTATCTGGCGCGCACCATCACCCACAACGGCCGCGACCTCGAAGGCGCGATCAACCGCCTGCTGGCGCACTCCAAGCTCAATAACCAGCCGGTGACGCTGGAGATGGCCGAGCGCGAGGTGCGCGACCTGATCCGCCCGCAGGAGCCGAAGCGGATCAAGATCGAGGACATCCAGCGCGTGGTCGCCCGGCAGTACAATGTCAGCCGCTCCGACTTG
This Bradyrhizobium sp. CCBAU 53421 DNA region includes the following protein-coding sequences:
- the dnaA gene encoding chromosomal replication initiator protein DnaA, producing the protein MTNTEQDRWSRVKGRLRTSVGEDVYTSWFARMDLESVHDESVHLSVPTRFLKSWIQAHYAERVLSCWQAEMPEVHRIDLTVRSAIRAMAPAKEAAAPVEVRRVERHDGRPAPELRSVATAPVSASHDALGGSPLDPRLTFASFVVGRSNTLAHAAARQVAEGRRGDPVMFNPLYIHAGVGLGKTHLLQAVTWAGNSGGERKVLYLTAEKFMYGFVAALKTQTALAFKEALRGIDVLVIDDLQFLQGKSTQAEFCHTLNALIDAGRQVVIAADRPPSDLESLDDRVRSRLAGGLVVEMGSLGEELRLGILKSRVAAARVHHASFDVPEEVLDYLARTITHNGRDLEGAINRLLAHSKLNNQPVTLEMAEREVRDLIRPQEPKRIKIEDIQRVVARQYNVSRSDLLSSRRTANVVRPRQVAMYLAKTLTLRSLPEIGRRFGGRDHTTVLHAVRKIEALVAKDTTLSEEVESLKRQLQE